The Streptomyces aurantiacus genome includes a region encoding these proteins:
- a CDS encoding oxidoreductase: protein MTTNQPLALVTGASSGIGKETALALVAAGFNVVGTSRDTSRVSPLDGVTFLGLDVASGASVSAAVQEASERFGRIDVLVNNAGVGSMGAAEETSVEQAQGVFDTNVFGVMRMVNEVLPHMRAQRRGRIINISSVLGFLPQPYMAAYAASKHAIEGYTESLDHEVRDHGVRALIVEPAYTRTGFEANSAKPDTPLHAYANQRLTIDRVMADAIRDGDAPAVVAKAIVAAATDAKPKQRYTAGPLAGRARILRRFAPARVFDKQIRKMNQLAG from the coding sequence ATGACGACGAACCAGCCGCTGGCGCTCGTGACGGGAGCGTCATCCGGCATCGGGAAGGAAACCGCGCTCGCCCTGGTCGCAGCCGGATTCAACGTAGTCGGCACAAGCCGTGACACCTCACGCGTCTCCCCGCTCGACGGCGTGACGTTCCTCGGGCTCGACGTCGCCAGTGGCGCCTCGGTCTCCGCAGCGGTCCAGGAGGCGAGCGAGCGGTTCGGGCGGATCGACGTCCTGGTCAACAACGCCGGCGTCGGCTCGATGGGTGCGGCCGAGGAAACCTCCGTCGAGCAAGCCCAGGGCGTCTTCGACACCAACGTCTTCGGGGTCATGCGCATGGTGAACGAGGTCCTGCCGCACATGCGCGCCCAGCGACGCGGGCGCATCATCAACATCTCGTCCGTTCTCGGGTTCCTGCCCCAGCCCTACATGGCCGCCTACGCCGCCTCCAAGCACGCGATCGAGGGCTACACCGAGTCCCTGGACCACGAGGTCCGTGACCACGGCGTCCGGGCGCTCATCGTCGAACCCGCCTACACCAGGACCGGATTCGAGGCCAACAGCGCGAAGCCCGACACCCCCCTGCACGCCTACGCGAACCAGCGGCTCACCATCGACCGCGTGATGGCGGACGCGATCAGGGACGGTGACGCCCCCGCCGTCGTCGCCAAGGCGATCGTCGCGGCGGCGACCGACGCCAAACCGAAGCAGCGCTACACCGCCGGGCCCCTGGCCGGACGTGCGCGCATACTGCGCCGCTTCGCTCCCGCCAGGGTCTTCGACAAGCAGATCCGCAAGATGAACCAGTTGGCCGGCTGA
- a CDS encoding TetR/AcrR family transcriptional regulator, translating into MTTEVKQSPRERLLEAAATLTYRDGVGIGVEALCKAAGVSKRSMYQLFESKDELLAASLKERAAAFVARALPPTDDGRSPRERILYVFERVESQAVAPDFQGCRYLAVQIELKDQTHPASRVAHQIKANLTSFFRSEAEQGGANDPDLLARQLILVFDGASARAGIQADNLAGLIAPTVVTLLDAADMR; encoded by the coding sequence ATGACTACCGAAGTGAAGCAAAGTCCCCGGGAGCGGCTGCTGGAGGCCGCGGCCACGCTCACCTACCGCGACGGCGTCGGCATCGGCGTCGAGGCTCTGTGCAAGGCGGCGGGGGTGTCGAAGCGCTCCATGTACCAGCTGTTCGAGAGCAAGGACGAACTGCTGGCGGCGAGCCTGAAGGAGCGTGCCGCTGCCTTCGTGGCGAGGGCCCTGCCCCCAACGGATGACGGCCGTTCCCCCCGCGAGCGGATCCTGTACGTCTTCGAGCGGGTGGAGTCGCAGGCGGTTGCGCCCGACTTCCAAGGCTGCCGGTACCTGGCTGTGCAGATCGAGCTCAAGGACCAGACCCACCCCGCGAGCCGGGTGGCCCACCAGATCAAAGCGAACCTGACGTCCTTTTTCCGTTCCGAGGCCGAACAGGGTGGAGCAAACGATCCCGACCTGCTGGCCCGGCAGCTCATCCTGGTATTCGACGGCGCCAGCGCCCGCGCGGGAATCCAGGCCGACAACCTGGCCGGGCTCATCGCGCCCACGGTGGTCACCCTGCTCGATGCGGCAGACATGCGCTGA
- a CDS encoding SNG1 family protein, translating into MSGIHPFRVLRAKPLWIANGVITGVLALLFTVFYVGANIDPVGHMKNLPVGLVNADEGAAVGGKQVNLGARITESIKKSTASEGKIDWKVMDEKEMKEELGKGKLYGALVVPADFTSATTALTGAVTTGAQARPTLTVLTNQSAGSVGSGLARTATTQAAESASLEVGKELTAQGGARQAELPAAARILLADPAAVAVQDGHPLDSHSGLGLTAFYYALVLVVCGMLSANVISGQVDHALGYTHNDMGPLRLHRPLIRATRVQTLAVSSTLMAGLSLLMGSLVMVGAVGLMGMYASHLPLLWLYSVCAIAVSGIGALTLLAVFGTPGMLVVTLVFIGMAVPTANATTPLQALPGFYRFLAEFEPLRQIVGGIRSILYYDAQADAGLARGWVMMAVGLVAAALFGFGVTSWYDRKGLHRIPAETEPAKTAAPA; encoded by the coding sequence ATGAGTGGGATTCACCCGTTCCGCGTTCTGCGTGCCAAACCCCTGTGGATCGCCAACGGCGTCATCACGGGCGTCCTCGCGCTGCTGTTCACCGTGTTCTATGTCGGGGCCAACATCGATCCCGTCGGCCACATGAAGAATCTGCCCGTCGGCCTGGTCAACGCCGACGAGGGGGCCGCTGTCGGCGGCAAGCAGGTCAACCTGGGGGCTCGGATCACAGAGTCGATCAAGAAGTCCACCGCGAGCGAGGGCAAGATCGACTGGAAGGTGATGGACGAGAAGGAGATGAAGGAGGAACTCGGCAAGGGCAAGCTGTACGGCGCGCTCGTCGTCCCCGCCGACTTCACCTCCGCCACCACCGCACTCACCGGCGCCGTGACCACCGGGGCCCAGGCCCGGCCGACGCTGACGGTGCTGACCAACCAGTCCGCCGGCAGTGTGGGCTCCGGTCTGGCCCGGACTGCGACGACGCAGGCGGCCGAAAGCGCCTCGCTCGAGGTGGGCAAGGAACTGACCGCCCAGGGCGGGGCCAGGCAGGCGGAACTGCCCGCCGCGGCACGCATCCTCCTGGCCGACCCGGCCGCCGTCGCGGTCCAGGATGGCCATCCCCTCGACTCGCACAGCGGCCTGGGCCTGACCGCGTTCTACTACGCGCTCGTCCTGGTGGTCTGCGGCATGCTCTCCGCCAACGTCATCAGCGGCCAGGTGGATCATGCCCTCGGCTACACCCACAACGACATGGGCCCGCTGCGCCTGCACCGCCCGCTGATCCGGGCGACGCGGGTGCAGACCCTCGCCGTCAGCAGCACTCTCATGGCCGGGCTGTCGCTGCTGATGGGGAGCCTGGTCATGGTGGGCGCGGTCGGCCTCATGGGGATGTACGCCTCCCATCTGCCGCTGCTGTGGCTGTACTCGGTGTGCGCCATCGCGGTCTCCGGGATCGGCGCGCTCACCCTCCTCGCTGTCTTCGGCACGCCCGGCATGCTGGTGGTCACGCTGGTCTTCATCGGGATGGCGGTGCCGACGGCCAACGCCACCACGCCGCTTCAGGCGCTGCCCGGCTTCTACCGCTTCCTGGCGGAGTTCGAGCCGCTGCGGCAGATCGTCGGCGGCATCCGCTCGATCCTCTACTACGATGCCCAGGCCGACGCCGGCCTGGCCCGGGGCTGGGTGATGATGGCCGTCGGCCTTGTGGCAGCCGCCCTCTTCGGTTTCGGCGTGACCAGCTGGTACGACCGCAAGGGGTTGCATCGCATCCCCGCTGAGACGGAGCCCGCGAAGACCGCTGCCCCGGCGTAG
- the lipB gene encoding lipoyl(octanoyl) transferase LipB, which produces MQPGEMERVDLGEVPYEVAQADMAGWVAERKQGRTGDRLFLLTHPPVITCTARTPADQLPEPASPISLVEVDRGGHATYHGPGQLIGYLVLNVRELGPRGLIRRIEHALIRALGSLGFDAIRRDTPRGAESLVGVWTPDHRKIASIGMRISGGVTSHGFALNVDPDLDVYTTFTACALPGVRMTSLAQLAAELGRPTPTEEQVRDVVADAVTAELAPTRTPS; this is translated from the coding sequence ATGCAGCCAGGGGAGATGGAGCGGGTCGATCTGGGTGAGGTGCCGTATGAGGTCGCGCAGGCCGACATGGCCGGTTGGGTGGCCGAGCGGAAGCAGGGGCGTACTGGGGATCGGCTGTTTCTGCTCACCCACCCACCCGTGATCACCTGCACGGCGCGGACACCGGCCGACCAACTGCCGGAACCGGCTTCACCGATCAGCCTGGTCGAAGTCGACCGGGGAGGTCACGCCACCTATCACGGGCCAGGGCAGCTGATCGGGTATCTCGTGCTGAACGTACGCGAGCTGGGACCGCGCGGCTTGATACGACGGATCGAACACGCCCTGATCCGTGCGCTGGGATCACTCGGATTCGACGCGATACGCCGGGACACACCCCGAGGCGCCGAGAGCCTGGTCGGCGTGTGGACCCCCGACCACCGCAAAATCGCCTCCATCGGCATGCGCATCAGCGGCGGCGTCACCAGCCACGGATTCGCGCTCAACGTCGACCCGGATCTCGACGTCTACACCACGTTCACGGCCTGCGCCCTGCCCGGTGTCCGGATGACCTCGTTGGCTCAACTCGCTGCCGAACTCGGCCGGCCCACGCCCACGGAGGAGCAGGTGAGGGATGTCGTAGCCGACGCCGTAACAGCCGAGCTTGCGCCAACGCGCACACCCTCCTGA
- a CDS encoding MMPL family transporter: MLILTVLFAVLSGAYGAGVFGSLTPLGFQDPGSDSVRAAHIAEKAFPQRTPDAVIVYRDKDRTVDDPSFQQAVVKQLESLPKSEVTGYLDFWTTRMPAQVSHDRHATYVALNLHGSSEKAKEDAYEAVKDKIAAPGLQTLQGGTVPTGHQASEKIEHDLRTAEIISAPVLFLLLLVVFGGLTAAFLPLLVGGLSILGSMAVLRTIANITDVSVFSMSLVTILGLAVAIDYGLLIVSRYREELAAGYTGEAAIGRTLATAGRTVMVSGTTVAAALAGLALFPSTFLKSMSYGGVAAVVLAVLFSLVALPALLAVMGPKVNAFPLRLKKAGRPTAAGEGAWYRFGQGLMRRRWVVVVGAVGLLLTLALPFSKIEFGSINAQQLPSSSEGRQVFNAMEHDFDGDAVKSIDSLLVLKSDGTSKDQGAALKAYAERLGATEGATSARITGVEGTTARVSVTYDGNPISTQARDLVNRLKEVPEPPGARAYFGGESAVYDDTLDALGETLPWMLLYIAVMTYLLLFLAFGSVLLPLKAIAMNMLSLTATFGVLVWIFQDGHLHHLLGFDPTGNIEPNMPIMLFALIFGLSMDYEVFLVSRMREQYDKQSDSTEAVATGLQSIGRLVVSAALLMCVPLAAIGMSDVLTIKLFGVGMVFAVLADVLVVRILLGTAVMRLLGRAAWWAPGPLARFYDRFGIKETDMPADDSADERVPVATG; the protein is encoded by the coding sequence GTGCTGATACTGACTGTGCTGTTCGCCGTCCTGTCCGGGGCCTACGGCGCTGGAGTCTTCGGCTCCCTGACACCGCTCGGCTTCCAGGACCCCGGCTCGGACAGCGTGCGCGCGGCCCACATCGCCGAGAAGGCGTTCCCTCAGCGGACACCCGACGCGGTGATCGTCTACCGCGACAAGGACCGCACCGTCGACGACCCGTCGTTCCAGCAGGCGGTCGTCAAACAGTTGGAGTCCCTGCCGAAGTCGGAGGTGACCGGCTACCTGGACTTCTGGACGACCAGGATGCCGGCGCAGGTCAGCCACGACCGGCACGCCACCTACGTCGCCCTGAACCTCCACGGCAGCAGCGAAAAGGCCAAGGAGGACGCGTACGAGGCGGTCAAGGACAAGATTGCGGCACCCGGCCTCCAGACTCTGCAGGGCGGCACGGTGCCCACAGGCCACCAGGCCAGTGAGAAGATCGAACACGACCTGAGAACCGCGGAAATCATCTCGGCCCCCGTGCTCTTCCTGCTCCTGCTGGTCGTGTTCGGCGGTCTGACCGCGGCCTTCCTCCCGCTGCTCGTCGGCGGGCTCTCCATCCTCGGGTCAATGGCCGTTTTGCGGACCATCGCCAACATCACCGACGTGTCCGTGTTCTCCATGAGTCTGGTCACCATCCTGGGTCTCGCGGTCGCCATCGACTACGGCCTGCTGATCGTCAGCCGCTACCGTGAGGAACTGGCGGCCGGCTACACCGGCGAAGCGGCGATCGGGCGCACCCTCGCCACGGCCGGACGCACCGTGATGGTTTCCGGCACCACGGTCGCGGCGGCGCTGGCCGGCCTGGCCCTCTTCCCGTCGACTTTCCTGAAGTCGATGTCGTACGGCGGTGTGGCAGCGGTCGTGCTGGCGGTGCTCTTCTCACTGGTCGCGCTGCCCGCGCTGCTCGCCGTGATGGGACCGAAGGTCAATGCCTTCCCGCTGCGCCTGAAGAAGGCAGGGCGGCCGACGGCGGCGGGCGAGGGTGCCTGGTACCGGTTCGGGCAGGGCCTGATGCGGCGGCGGTGGGTCGTGGTGGTGGGCGCGGTGGGCTTGCTGCTGACGCTCGCCCTGCCGTTCTCCAAGATCGAGTTCGGTTCCATCAACGCGCAGCAGCTGCCGAGCAGCTCCGAGGGCCGCCAGGTCTTCAACGCCATGGAGCACGACTTCGACGGCGACGCGGTGAAGTCCATCGACTCGCTGCTCGTGCTGAAGTCCGACGGGACCTCGAAGGACCAGGGCGCGGCGCTGAAGGCGTACGCCGAGCGGCTCGGCGCCACCGAGGGCGCCACGAGCGCCCGGATCACCGGAGTCGAGGGCACCACGGCCCGGGTGTCGGTCACCTACGACGGCAATCCCATCTCGACCCAGGCGCGCGACCTGGTGAACCGGCTCAAGGAGGTCCCCGAACCGCCGGGCGCCCGGGCGTACTTCGGCGGCGAGTCGGCGGTGTACGACGACACCCTGGACGCACTGGGCGAGACCCTGCCGTGGATGCTGCTCTACATCGCGGTGATGACGTACCTCCTGCTGTTCCTCGCGTTCGGCTCGGTGCTGCTGCCGCTGAAGGCCATCGCGATGAACATGCTGTCGCTGACCGCGACCTTCGGCGTCCTGGTCTGGATCTTCCAGGACGGCCATCTGCACCACCTGCTCGGCTTCGACCCGACGGGCAACATCGAGCCCAACATGCCGATCATGCTGTTCGCGCTGATCTTCGGACTCTCCATGGACTACGAAGTGTTCCTGGTGTCCCGGATGCGGGAGCAGTACGACAAGCAGAGCGACAGCACGGAGGCCGTGGCGACCGGGCTGCAGTCCATCGGCCGCCTGGTCGTGAGTGCGGCGCTGCTGATGTGCGTGCCGCTCGCGGCGATCGGGATGAGCGATGTGCTGACCATCAAGCTCTTCGGCGTCGGCATGGTGTTCGCGGTCCTGGCGGACGTGCTGGTGGTGCGCATCCTGCTGGGAACGGCCGTCATGAGACTGCTGGGCAGAGCGGCCTGGTGGGCTCCGGGCCCGCTCGCCCGCTTCTACGACCGGTTCGGCATCAAGGAGACCGACATGCCGGCCGACGACTCCGCCGACGAGCGGGTCCCCGTCGCCACGGGCTGA
- a CDS encoding TetR/AcrR family transcriptional regulator → MARLKTHDEALRLRLLHRAAATVFDRGTAALSLRQLAADVKTSTTAVYSLFGNKAGLLSSLYEEAARLFAARLAAIRPTDDPAGDVIRLGLVYREYAIANPHLYAILFSDRSVQCPSESERPREAIETYRPLVDAVRRGQQAGQFSSESVPEVIALSVWGTAHGLVSLVLSGNEPPGLAVADCYERALGVLVAGWRVSEGKVQGFADVP, encoded by the coding sequence ATGGCCAGGCTCAAGACACATGACGAAGCACTCCGGCTCCGGCTCCTGCACCGCGCGGCCGCCACAGTCTTCGACCGCGGCACTGCCGCGCTGAGCCTGCGACAGCTCGCTGCGGACGTGAAGACCTCGACCACGGCGGTCTACTCGCTGTTCGGCAACAAGGCAGGTCTGCTCAGCAGCCTGTACGAGGAGGCGGCGAGGCTCTTCGCCGCACGCCTGGCAGCCATCCGTCCCACGGACGACCCGGCAGGCGACGTGATCCGACTTGGGCTCGTCTATCGCGAATACGCCATCGCCAACCCGCATCTCTACGCGATCCTCTTCTCCGACCGCAGCGTCCAGTGCCCGTCCGAGTCGGAGAGGCCGCGTGAGGCCATCGAGACCTACCGGCCCCTCGTCGACGCCGTGCGGCGCGGACAGCAGGCAGGGCAGTTCAGTTCGGAGTCCGTCCCGGAGGTCATCGCGCTGTCGGTCTGGGGAACGGCCCATGGCCTGGTGTCCCTGGTGCTGTCAGGGAACGAGCCGCCCGGGCTCGCGGTCGCCGACTGCTATGAGCGGGCCCTGGGGGTACTGGTAGCGGGGTGGCGAGTGAGCGAGGGGAAGGTTCAGGGGTTCGCGGACGTGCCGTGA
- a CDS encoding TetR/AcrR family transcriptional regulator: MTGTQTAGRRYGGRDAAQRQQERRTRLIQAGLDLFGTAGYASVSVKQVCAHAGLTERYFYESFRDREDLLAGVYNELIATITAETAQAAAAAAPDVDAQLRAGLEVFIRTLAGDARKARLVLIEVVGASPRLEVRRREVLHEFAALIAAVVTPPPGPQASSNRLSMTTMSLVGGVNELLVDWTLGHQNATVEELIDLCYTLFIAAYRAISDQP, from the coding sequence ATGACCGGCACACAGACCGCCGGGCGGCGCTACGGCGGACGCGACGCGGCGCAACGACAGCAGGAGCGCCGCACCCGCCTCATCCAGGCGGGCCTCGACCTGTTCGGCACGGCCGGCTACGCCTCGGTATCCGTCAAGCAGGTGTGCGCGCATGCCGGACTGACCGAGCGCTACTTCTACGAGTCGTTCCGCGACCGCGAAGACCTACTCGCCGGGGTCTACAACGAGCTGATCGCTACGATCACAGCCGAAACCGCGCAGGCCGCAGCCGCTGCCGCACCCGACGTCGACGCCCAACTGCGCGCCGGCCTCGAGGTGTTCATCCGCACACTCGCCGGCGACGCCCGCAAGGCCCGCCTGGTGCTCATCGAGGTCGTGGGCGCCAGCCCCCGCCTCGAAGTGCGTCGCCGTGAGGTCCTGCACGAATTCGCCGCACTGATCGCCGCCGTCGTCACACCGCCTCCTGGCCCGCAAGCCTCCTCCAACCGGCTCTCCATGACCACGATGAGCCTGGTCGGCGGAGTCAACGAACTCCTGGTGGACTGGACACTCGGCCACCAGAACGCCACCGTCGAAGAACTGATCGACCTGTGCTACACCCTGTTCATCGCGGCCTACCGAGCCATCAGCGATCAGCCCTGA
- a CDS encoding SDR family oxidoreductase — protein MAAPPKYPYASSRRDRDRLPRTRPLTGRVIAVTGAGRGIGRAVAARLAAAGAAVAIGDLDAKLAVETADAIGARPGSRLLGLSLDVTDTPSFEDFLRTVETRLGPIDVLINNAGIMWVGPFEEEPEATALRQFDVNVHGVLRGMKLVIPRMRKRGHGHVVNIASAASKVAPPGEATYAATKHALHGYSTAVRAELRGTGVHVSLVMPGVVDTELAVGTATGPTRRLTTDQVADAVLDVVLRPRFEVFVPRQVAALTRLAAVLPGRARDALHHLLVPNQLAALSDRSVRAAYEQRTRTARHPES, from the coding sequence GTGGCAGCACCGCCCAAATACCCGTACGCGTCCAGCCGAAGAGACCGCGACAGGCTCCCCCGCACACGACCGCTGACCGGCCGAGTGATCGCGGTCACCGGGGCGGGCCGCGGAATCGGACGTGCCGTCGCAGCCCGGCTCGCCGCGGCCGGAGCCGCCGTGGCGATCGGCGACCTCGACGCGAAGCTCGCCGTCGAGACGGCTGATGCCATCGGCGCGCGTCCCGGTAGCCGACTGCTCGGACTGTCTCTCGATGTCACCGACACACCTTCCTTCGAGGACTTCCTGCGCACCGTCGAGACCCGGCTGGGGCCGATCGACGTACTGATCAACAACGCCGGAATCATGTGGGTGGGCCCCTTCGAGGAGGAACCCGAGGCAACTGCCCTGCGCCAGTTCGACGTCAACGTCCACGGCGTACTGCGTGGGATGAAACTCGTAATCCCGCGGATGCGGAAACGCGGTCACGGCCACGTGGTGAACATCGCCTCCGCCGCCAGCAAGGTCGCCCCGCCCGGCGAGGCGACCTACGCGGCCACGAAGCACGCCCTCCACGGCTACAGCACAGCCGTCCGCGCCGAACTGCGCGGCACCGGCGTACACGTGTCCCTGGTGATGCCCGGCGTCGTGGACACCGAGCTGGCCGTGGGCACCGCCACCGGACCCACCCGGCGCCTGACGACAGATCAGGTGGCTGACGCGGTGCTCGACGTCGTGCTGCGCCCTCGGTTCGAGGTCTTCGTTCCCCGCCAGGTGGCCGCCCTGACCCGGCTGGCCGCGGTGCTGCCGGGCCGTGCCCGCGACGCCCTGCATCACCTCCTTGTCCCCAACCAGCTCGCCGCCCTGTCCGACCGGTCGGTCCGCGCGGCCTACGAACAGCGCACCCGGACCGCCCGCCATCCCGAAAGTTGA
- a CDS encoding alpha/beta fold hydrolase, with amino-acid sequence MTGPAARRIAVDGADGVELAAYQWGASTAPAVVLVHGYPDTSAVWRPVAERLAARFHVTAFDVRGAGASHRPRGLRAYRLSRLEADLEAVLDAMSPDRPVHLVGHDWGSIHSWESVTGTRLAGRIASFTSISGPCLDHVGHLIRARLRPRHPDLPKLLRQAARSWYIAYFQFPLLPALTWRALGHRWRAFLTGSQGMPGHTPYPAPTLARDAVTGIALYRANMLPRLLRPRDRPTTVPVQLIIPTRDFCVTPVLSYGVEHWTRLIQRRPIDAGHWVQLSHPEEVASRIAEFAHRVEDGSRRSPDHTVHPI; translated from the coding sequence GTGACCGGCCCGGCCGCCCGCCGGATCGCCGTGGACGGCGCGGACGGTGTGGAGTTGGCCGCCTATCAATGGGGAGCGTCCACGGCTCCTGCGGTGGTGCTGGTCCACGGCTATCCGGACACCAGCGCCGTGTGGCGCCCGGTCGCCGAGCGCCTGGCCGCCCGCTTCCACGTGACCGCCTTCGACGTGCGGGGAGCCGGTGCCTCCCACCGGCCCAGGGGTCTGCGCGCCTATCGTCTGTCCCGCCTGGAAGCCGACCTGGAGGCGGTTCTCGACGCCATGAGCCCCGACCGCCCGGTGCACCTGGTCGGACACGACTGGGGATCGATCCACTCCTGGGAGTCGGTCACCGGCACCCGCCTGGCCGGGCGGATCGCCTCGTTCACCTCCATCTCCGGACCCTGCCTGGACCACGTCGGCCACCTCATCCGGGCTCGCCTTCGGCCGCGCCATCCGGATCTGCCGAAGCTGCTGCGGCAGGCCGCACGGTCCTGGTACATCGCCTACTTCCAGTTCCCTCTCCTGCCCGCCCTGACCTGGAGAGCACTGGGACACCGCTGGCGCGCCTTCCTCACCGGATCCCAAGGCATGCCCGGGCACACCCCCTACCCCGCGCCGACGCTGGCCCGCGACGCCGTGACGGGCATCGCGCTGTACCGCGCCAACATGCTGCCCCGCCTGCTGCGTCCCCGGGACCGGCCGACCACCGTCCCGGTTCAACTCATCATCCCCACCCGCGACTTCTGCGTCACCCCGGTGCTTTCGTACGGAGTGGAGCACTGGACGCGCCTGATACAACGGCGCCCGATCGACGCCGGGCACTGGGTACAGCTCAGCCACCCCGAGGAGGTCGCGTCCCGGATCGCGGAATTCGCCCACCGCGTCGAAGACGGCTCCCGCCGCAGTCCGGACCACACCGTGCACCCGATCTGA
- a CDS encoding metal-dependent hydrolase, translating to MFRAAHAHPEGPSEPIDHHDLVLQPRDVTFDWGTTPLHWLPGEPFATHTFDVLHLMLPELERWFVRTFEQALPLITDDRLREDVRGFIGQEAMHAEAHQEVLEHLLAKGLDPAPYTLQSEWIFRRVLGDRPELTPAATHAHLLQRLALIAAFEHFTAYMGHWILSNGHLDQAGADPAMLDLFRWHGAEEVEHRSVAFDLLVHLDPRYRRRMAGMLVTAPVLTRLWVRGVRFLMSADPELDDRVKVRFRDYLAAARKDLLPPPVSFTRSVLRYFRPGYHPTQEGSTQQAVAYLAASPAARAAAR from the coding sequence ATGTTCCGAGCCGCACATGCCCACCCGGAGGGTCCGTCCGAGCCCATCGACCACCACGACCTGGTGCTGCAGCCCCGGGACGTCACCTTCGACTGGGGCACCACCCCGCTGCACTGGCTGCCGGGTGAGCCCTTCGCGACCCACACCTTCGATGTGCTCCACCTCATGCTCCCCGAACTCGAACGCTGGTTCGTGCGCACCTTCGAGCAGGCACTGCCACTGATCACCGATGACCGGCTGCGCGAGGACGTACGCGGCTTCATCGGCCAGGAAGCGATGCACGCCGAGGCGCACCAGGAGGTCCTGGAGCACCTGCTAGCCAAGGGGCTGGACCCGGCTCCGTACACCCTGCAGTCCGAATGGATCTTCCGAAGGGTGCTCGGAGACCGGCCGGAGCTGACGCCGGCCGCCACACACGCGCACCTCCTCCAACGGCTCGCCCTCATCGCGGCGTTCGAGCACTTCACCGCGTACATGGGTCACTGGATCCTCAGTAACGGGCACTTGGACCAGGCCGGCGCGGACCCCGCGATGCTCGATCTGTTCCGCTGGCACGGCGCGGAGGAGGTCGAACACCGCTCGGTCGCGTTCGACCTGCTGGTGCACCTCGATCCCCGGTACCGGCGCCGAATGGCCGGCATGCTCGTCACCGCGCCGGTGCTGACCCGGCTGTGGGTCCGCGGAGTCCGCTTCCTGATGAGCGCCGACCCCGAACTCGACGACCGGGTCAAGGTCCGCTTCCGCGACTATCTGGCCGCCGCCCGCAAGGACCTGCTGCCGCCACCGGTCTCGTTCACCCGCTCGGTGCTGCGCTACTTCCGCCCCGGCTACCACCCGACCCAGGAGGGCTCGACCCAGCAGGCGGTCGCCTACCTGGCGGCGTCCCCCGCCGCCCGAGCGGCTGCCCGATGA
- a CDS encoding PDR/VanB family oxidoreductase encodes MDISTPLTRPPDLYGRPRSDSFMQKLAAFSDNAVTRLARRGTPPRRPQATGMPVIRELVVAARHQETEDVVSLRLAAPDGGTLPPWQPGAHIELRLPSGRKRQYSLCGDPADRHRYRIAVRRIADGAGGSAEVHDTLGDGERVAVTAPRNAFPFAAEPFVLLIAGGIGITPILPMAREAARRGLGWRLVHTGRSRGSMPFAAELAELAAAAPGQVSIRPDDESGVPEAADLLSLGPAEGAVYCCGPAPMIDGVRRAFGGSRASALHFERFAPAPITDGRPFELQLGDTGRVLSVPYDRSALDVLQEALPDLPFSCRQGFCGTCRVRVAHGRVDHRDRRLTATERAAGAMLPCVSRALEGERLVLEL; translated from the coding sequence ATGGACATCAGCACACCTCTCACCCGGCCGCCGGACCTGTACGGCAGACCGCGCAGCGACTCCTTCATGCAGAAGCTGGCGGCTTTCAGCGACAACGCGGTCACGCGCCTCGCGCGGCGCGGCACTCCTCCCAGGCGCCCGCAGGCCACCGGGATGCCCGTGATCCGGGAACTGGTGGTCGCCGCCAGGCACCAAGAGACCGAGGATGTCGTCTCCCTGCGGCTGGCAGCACCCGACGGGGGAACACTCCCGCCCTGGCAGCCCGGCGCCCACATCGAACTGCGCCTGCCCTCCGGCCGCAAGCGGCAGTACTCCCTGTGCGGCGACCCCGCCGACCGGCACCGGTACCGCATCGCGGTGCGCCGCATCGCCGATGGCGCAGGCGGTTCGGCCGAGGTGCACGACACCCTCGGAGATGGTGAGCGGGTCGCCGTCACCGCGCCCCGGAACGCCTTCCCCTTCGCCGCCGAACCCTTCGTCCTGCTCATCGCGGGCGGCATCGGAATCACCCCGATCCTGCCGATGGCCCGGGAAGCCGCCCGACGCGGACTGGGCTGGAGGCTCGTACACACCGGACGCAGCCGCGGCTCGATGCCCTTCGCGGCAGAGCTGGCCGAACTCGCGGCCGCAGCACCTGGCCAGGTCTCCATCCGTCCTGACGACGAGTCCGGCGTGCCCGAAGCAGCCGATCTGTTGAGCTTGGGCCCGGCGGAGGGCGCGGTGTACTGCTGCGGGCCCGCGCCCATGATCGACGGCGTTCGGCGCGCCTTCGGTGGCAGCCGCGCGTCAGCCCTGCACTTCGAGCGTTTCGCCCCGGCCCCGATCACGGACGGCCGTCCCTTCGAACTTCAGCTGGGCGACACCGGACGGGTTCTGTCAGTGCCGTACGACCGCTCCGCCCTGGATGTTCTCCAAGAGGCCCTGCCGGACCTGCCGTTCTCCTGCCGCCAGGGGTTCTGCGGCACGTGCCGGGTACGGGTGGCCCATGGCCGTGTCGATCACCGTGACCGCCGGCTCACCGCCACCGAACGTGCGGCCGGCGCCATGCTGCCCTGCGTCTCGCGCGCACTGGAAGGTGAGCGGTTGGTGCTGGAGCTGTGA